Proteins encoded by one window of Larus michahellis unplaced genomic scaffold, bLarMic1.1 SCAFFOLD_454, whole genome shotgun sequence:
- the RPS19 gene encoding small ribosomal subunit protein eS19 isoform X1, which produces MAAAPPRRRRLAGGFLARASALRLPPGGPAFRLFRWRRVRRQQRDARCDGEGREPAGVRAGAGRLPQEVGEAEGARVGGHGEVGQAQGAGALRRELVLHAGGLHRPAPLPAGRRRGGLHGHGVRGAAAPRRPAQSLQPRLRQRRPPRPAGAGGAQDGGEGSGRRPQADAAGAAGPGPHRRAGRCC; this is translated from the exons ATGGCGGCGGCGCCG CCCCGCCGTCGCCGATTGGCTGGAGGTTTTCTCGCGAGAGCGTCGGCCCTGCGCCTTCCCCCGGGCGGCCCCGCGTTCCGCCTCTTCCGGTGGCGGCGTGTGAGGAGGCAGCAGCGAG ATGCCCGGTGTGACGGTGAAGGACGTGAACCAGCAGGAGTTCGTGCGGGCGCTGGCCGCCTTCCTCAAGAA GTCGGGGAAGCTGAAGGTGCCCGAGTGGGCGGACACGGTGAAGTTGGCCAAGCACAAGGAGCTGGCGCCCTACGACGAGAACTGGTTCTACACGCGGGCGG CCTCCACCGCCCGGCACCTCTACCTGCGGGGCGGCGCCGGGGTGGGCTCCATGGCCACGGTGTACGGGGGGCGGCAGCGCCGAGGCGTCCGGCCCAGTCACTTCAGCCGCGGCTCCGGCAGCGTCGCCCGCCGCGTCCTGCAGGCGCTGGAGGGGCTCAAGATGGTGGAGAAGGATCAGGACGG CGGCCGCAAGCTGACGCCGCAGGGGCAGCGGGACCTGGACCGCATCGCCGGGCAG GTCGCTGCTGCTAG
- the CADM4 gene encoding cell adhesion molecule 4 translates to MQPPPRPPLRPALLPGLILLWAAGHGRAQEVQAENVTVLEGGTAEITCHLHQYDGSIVVIQNPARQTLFFNGTRALKDERFQLVEFSRRRLRLRLARARLEDEGGYFCQLYADDTHHQIATLTVLVPPENPVVEAVAAAVEGGEVELSCLVPRARPPATLRWFRDRRELQGSSSREQRGKVFLQRNVLRLRVERRDHGAIVTCEATHPALQRGQRRQTQYMLDVQYAPTARIHPSQSVLREGDTLVLTCAVNGNPLPTDIAWSRGNESLPPRAVARGEVLTLPALGPQDNGTYSCQAGNPHGRAADHYVLVVYDPGAVVAARGALPYAIVGGILALLVFLLLSLLGAVLWASVRQKGSYLTHEASGLEEHGEAREAFLGAESGKRKEEFFI, encoded by the exons ATgcagccccccccgcgcccccccctgCGCCCCGCGCTGCTGCCGGGCCTCATCCTGCTCTGGGCCGCCGGGCACG ggcggGCGCAGGAGGTGCAGGCAGAGAACGTGACGGTGCTGGAGGGTGGCACGGCCGAGATCACGTGTCACCTGCACCAGTACGATGGCTCCATCGTCGTCATCCAGAACCCCGCCCGGCAGACCCTCTTCTTCAACGGCACCCGCG CGCTGAAGGACGAGCGGTTCCAGCTGGTGGAGTTCAGCCGGCGGCGCCTGCGCCTGCGCCTGGCCCGGGCCCGGCTGGAGGACGAGGGCGGCTACTTCTGCCAGCTCTACGCTGACGACACCCACCACCAGATCGCCACCCTCACCGTCCTCG TGCCCCCCGAGAACCCCGTGgtggaggcggtggcggcggcggtggaggggggggaggtggagctgagctgcctcgtgccccgcgcccggcccccgGCCACCCTGCGCTGGTTCCGCGACCGCCGCGAGCTCCAAG GGTCGAGCAgccgggagcagcgggggaaggtTTTCCTGCAGCGCAACGTGCTGCGGCTGCGGGTGGAGCGCAGGGACCACGGCGCCATCGTCACCTGCGAGGCCACACACCCCGCCCTGCAGCGCGGCCAGCGCCGCCAGACCCAGTACATGCTGGACGTCCAGT ACGCCCCCACGGCCCGCATCCACCCCTCGCAGAGCGTCCTGCGGGAAGGCGACACGCTGGTGCTGACCTGCGCCGTCAACGGCAACCCCCT ccccacggacaTCGCCTGGAGCCGGGGCAACGAGTCGCTGCCGCCGCGGGCCGTGGCGCGGGGGGAGGTGCTGACGCTGCCCGCGCTGGGCCCCCAGGACAATGGCACCTACAGCTGCCAGGCCGGCAACCCCCACGGCCGCGCCGCCGACCACTACGTCCTCGTCGTCTACG ACCCgggggcggtggtggcggcgCGGGGGGCGCTGCCCTACGCCATCGTGGGGGGGATCCTGGCGCTGCTGgtgttcctgctgctctccctgctgggcGCCGTCCTCTGGGCCTCCGTGCGCCAGAAAG GGTCATACCTGACGCACGAGGCCAGCGGGCTGGAGGAGCACGGGGAGGCCCGGGAGGCCTTTCTGGGGGCCGAGAGCGGGAAGCGCAAGGAGGAATTCTTCATCTGA
- the RPS19 gene encoding small ribosomal subunit protein eS19 isoform X2, which produces MPGVTVKDVNQQEFVRALAAFLKKSGKLKVPEWADTVKLAKHKELAPYDENWFYTRAASTARHLYLRGGAGVGSMATVYGGRQRRGVRPSHFSRGSGSVARRVLQALEGLKMVEKDQDGGRKLTPQGQRDLDRIAGQVAAASKKH; this is translated from the exons ATGCCCGGTGTGACGGTGAAGGACGTGAACCAGCAGGAGTTCGTGCGGGCGCTGGCCGCCTTCCTCAAGAA GTCGGGGAAGCTGAAGGTGCCCGAGTGGGCGGACACGGTGAAGTTGGCCAAGCACAAGGAGCTGGCGCCCTACGACGAGAACTGGTTCTACACGCGGGCGG CCTCCACCGCCCGGCACCTCTACCTGCGGGGCGGCGCCGGGGTGGGCTCCATGGCCACGGTGTACGGGGGGCGGCAGCGCCGAGGCGTCCGGCCCAGTCACTTCAGCCGCGGCTCCGGCAGCGTCGCCCGCCGCGTCCTGCAGGCGCTGGAGGGGCTCAAGATGGTGGAGAAGGATCAGGACGG CGGCCGCAAGCTGACGCCGCAGGGGCAGCGGGACCTGGACCGCATCGCCGGGCAG GTCGCTGCTGCTAGCAAGAAGCACTAA